Proteins co-encoded in one Carassius carassius chromosome 35, fCarCar2.1, whole genome shotgun sequence genomic window:
- the neurod6a gene encoding neurogenic differentiation factor 6-A — MLTLPFDDPVIMDSQFGANFPRDCVGEMKVTKQEPFKKEETLSHTMEDEDSEKDEDEREDGQDENGLPRRRGPRKKKMTKARVDRVKMRRMEANARERNRMHGLNNALDSLRKVVPCYSKTQKLSKIETLRLAKNYIWALSEILSTGKRPDLLTFVQTLCKGLSQPTTNLVAGCLQLNARNFITDQINSEASFSSRSPYESVYTTYHSPGVVTPSGPSVDAVKPFRPFNYCSSYESFYESVSPECGSPQFDGPLSPPINFNGIFSLKHEEPVEYGKSCHYSTRYCAVPPRSSISQSARGSSDLHFPYDIHLRGQFYPMQDEVNTFHN, encoded by the coding sequence ATGCTGACTCTTCCCTTTGATGATCCTGTCATAATGGACAGTCAATTTGGGGCAAACTTTCCACGGGACTGCGTTGGTGAAATGAAGGTCACTAAACAAGAGCCATTTAAAAAGGAGGAGACGCTCTCCCACACGATGGAGGACGAGGATTCGGAGAAGGATGAGGATGAACGGGAAGACGGACAAGACGAGAATGGTCTGCCTCGGAGGAGAGGGCCTCGGAAAAAGAAAATGACCAAAGCCAGGGTGGACCGGGTCAAGATGAGGCGCATGGAGGCCAACGCCAGGGAGAGGAACCGAATGCATGGTCTGAACAATGCCCTGGACAGTCTGCGCAAGGTGGTGCCCTGCTACTCCAAAACCCAGAAACTATCGAAAATCGAAACCCTGCGGCTGGCCAAGAACTACATCTGGGCGCTTTCCGAGATCCTGAGCACTGGGAAGAGGCCTGACCTGCTGACCTTCGTTCAGACCCTGTGCAAAGGGCTCTCGCAGCCCACCACCAACTTAGTGGCCGGATGCCTGCAGCTGAATGCCAGGAACTTCATCACGGATCAGATCAACAGCGAGGCGTCGTTCTCCAGCAGGTCACCATACGAATCCGTGTACACAACCTACCACAGTCCGGGTGTGGTGACGCCCTCGGGACCCTCGGTAGATGCGGTCAAACCCTTCAGGCCATTCAACTACTGCAGCTCTTATGAGTCTTTCTACGAGAGTGTCTCGCCGGAATGCGGAAGCCCTCAGTTTGACGGTCCCTTAAGCCCGCCTATTAACTTTAACGGGATCTTTTCCCTCAAGCACGAAGAGCCGGTCGAATACGGAAAGAGCTGCCACTACAGCACGCGCTACTGCGCCGTGCCGCCGCGCTCCTCCATCAGCCAGAGCGCGAGAGGCTCCTCGGATCTCCATTTCCCATATGACATTCACCTTCGCGGCCAGTTTTACCCCATGCAAGACGAAGTAAACACTTTTCATAATTAA
- the eif1b gene encoding eukaryotic translation initiation factor 1b gives MSNIQNLQSFDPFADATKGDDLLPAGTEDKIHIRIQQRNGRKTLTTVQGISDEYDKKKLVKAFKKKFACNGTVIEHPEYGEVIQLQGDQRKNICQFLLEINIVKEEQLKVHGF, from the exons ATGTCCAATATACAGAACCTCCAGTCCTTCG ATCCCTTTGCTGATGCCACTAAGGGTGACGACTTGCTCCCGGCTGGGACTGAGGATAAAATCCACATAAGGATTCAGCAACGGAACGGCCGCAAAACGCTGACCACAGTGCAAGGCATCTCCGATGAATATGATAAAAAGAAACTTGTAAAAGCCtttaaaaag aaatttgCCTGCAATGGTACAGTGATCGAACACCCAGAGTATGGAGAGGTGATTCAGTTACAAGGGGACCAAAGGAAGAATATCTGTCAGTTTCTGCTGGAG ATCAACATCGTAAAGGAAGAGCAGTTGAAGGTTCACGGGTTTTAA